A region of the Thermodesulfobacteriota bacterium genome:
CCCTGCAACCTGGCCGGAAAAGCCGGAATTGGAGTGGAATCCGCCTGGACACGGAGATGTGTATACAGCCCTGTATGCCTCCGGTATGCTTAAAACCCTTCTTGAAGAGGATATTCGGTATGCCTTTATATCCAATTGTGATAATCTAGGCGCCGGCATGGACGCGTCTCTGTTGGGCTACTTTGCTGAAAATAATTATCCCTTTATGATGGAGGTTGCACAGAAAACACCGGCGGATTTAAAAGGGGGGCACCTGGCACGCCAAAAAAACGGACGATTGATACTCCGTGAAATCGCTCAATGCCATGAAAATGAACGAGGCGCTTTTGAGGATATCCGCCGCTACAGATTTTTTAACACCAACAATATCTGGGTCAACCTGAAGTTCTTAAGCGATCTTATCGAAAAAGATAAAGCCATTCGCCTTCCCATGATTTTGAACCCGAAAACATTAGACCCGAGGAATGAGGACAGTCCAGGTGTCTTTCAGATTGAAACGGCCATGGGGGCCGCTATTTCACTTTTTGCAGGTGCAACCGCGGTTAAGGTTCCCAGGTCGAGGTTTTTCCCGGTTAAAAAATGCAATGACCTGGTGGCGGTGCGTTCCGACTGTTTTGTTTTTTCTAGGCAAAAAAACCTTATGATCAACCCTGTTAGAATGCTTAAGCAAAAACCGGACACCATAAAAATAGATCTTGACCCAAAATAT
Encoded here:
- a CDS encoding UTP--glucose-1-phosphate uridylyltransferase translates to MKHLSAFISKMEKEGISPLVINTFSYYYKKVVEGETGLILDRDIDPVDKDELKDANSLESWTAAGKEAFKHAVRIILNGGLGTSMGLTGPKSLVKVKDGQTFLEIILQQAEYSQVKLALMNSFSTHEDTLLALSKIDPPIVPRIFLQHKFPKILHEGLSPATWPEKPELEWNPPGHGDVYTALYASGMLKTLLEEDIRYAFISNCDNLGAGMDASLLGYFAENNYPFMMEVAQKTPADLKGGHLARQKNGRLILREIAQCHENERGAFEDIRRYRFFNTNNIWVNLKFLSDLIEKDKAIRLPMILNPKTLDPRNEDSPGVFQIETAMGAAISLFAGATAVKVPRSRFFPVKKCNDLVAVRSDCFVFSRQKNLMINPVRMLKQKPDTIKIDLDPKYYGKIELLEQRFKDGVPSLVDCESLTVEGDVFFSKNIRIKGEVKITNSKNSRADIKEGSVIQGVLNLYPK